The Peribacillus simplex genome contains a region encoding:
- the dagF gene encoding 2-dehydro-3-deoxy-phosphogluconate aldolase, which yields MTNINKRLLNDRVALNVLANSVENAVEVFEAAEGHVLVGVLSKDYPTVEDGVTAMKEYGKAIDEAVSIGLGAGDNRQAAVVAEIAKYYPGSHINQVFPAVGATRANLGDKDSWINSLVSPTGKVGYVNISTGPESAGASETAIVPIKAAIALVRDMGGNALKYFPMKGLKHEDEYRAVAKACGEEGFALEPTGGIDLNNFETILEIALEAKVPKVIPHVYSSIIDEETGKTNGEDVRKLLAITKKLVEKYA from the coding sequence ATGACAAACATAAACAAACGGTTATTGAATGATCGTGTAGCCTTAAATGTACTTGCAAATAGTGTAGAAAATGCAGTGGAAGTCTTTGAAGCAGCGGAAGGCCATGTATTGGTTGGTGTACTCTCAAAGGATTATCCAACTGTGGAAGATGGTGTTACAGCAATGAAAGAATATGGGAAAGCCATTGATGAGGCCGTCTCAATAGGATTGGGCGCGGGCGATAATAGACAGGCAGCGGTTGTCGCAGAAATAGCAAAATACTATCCAGGCAGTCATATTAACCAGGTTTTTCCTGCTGTTGGTGCTACGAGGGCCAATTTAGGCGATAAGGACAGTTGGATAAATTCACTTGTTTCTCCAACTGGGAAAGTGGGTTATGTGAATATCTCCACTGGTCCAGAAAGTGCAGGTGCAAGTGAAACTGCCATTGTGCCTATCAAAGCCGCCATTGCGCTGGTTCGCGATATGGGAGGAAATGCTCTGAAATACTTCCCGATGAAAGGCCTGAAGCATGAAGATGAATATCGTGCTGTGGCAAAAGCTTGTGGTGAAGAGGGATTTGCATTGGAACCAACAGGTGGAATCGATTTAAATAATTTCGAGACTATACTAGAAATCGCGTTAGAAGCAAAAGTGCCTAAAGTCATTCCCCACGTATATTCTTCCATCATCGATGAAGAGACTGGAAAAACGAATGGGGAGGATGTACGGAAATTATTGGCCATAACAAAAAAATTGGTTGAAAAATATGCCTAA
- a CDS encoding sugar kinase, producing MPKRIVAFGEVMMRLQVPGHELLSQANTLQYSFSGTGVNVASAMTKLGHDGYLVTKLPDNPLGDSAISSLQRLGIGRNFISRGGKYLGMYFLENGFGQRASRVTYSNRLESSFNTASLSDYDMDMISESTDIIHFCGITLAMAENVRESMKVLARKVKEKGGTVCFDCNYRPSLWEGGYADAKPHYEEMLALADIVMMNEKDALYILGMKSEGSTREEQLIELIPEVAKKFNIQSIAGTHRSINSDNSHTLRGYIYKEETFYFSDILSFSVYDRIGSGDAYTSGILHGELRGYSPERTVRFAAVSGMLACTVVGDTPLATEKEIISAMEGKMEDIKR from the coding sequence ATGCCTAAAAGGATTGTGGCATTCGGGGAAGTAATGATGCGTTTGCAGGTACCGGGGCATGAATTGCTATCACAGGCCAACACTCTGCAATACTCCTTTTCAGGCACGGGGGTAAACGTTGCTTCTGCGATGACAAAGCTCGGACATGATGGGTATCTTGTGACAAAGTTACCGGATAATCCCCTTGGGGATTCCGCGATTTCATCTTTGCAGCGCTTAGGAATCGGAAGGAACTTCATCTCTAGAGGCGGCAAATACTTGGGGATGTACTTTTTGGAAAATGGTTTTGGACAGCGGGCGAGCCGTGTCACATATTCCAATCGACTGGAAAGCAGTTTTAATACAGCCTCCTTATCCGATTATGACATGGATATGATTTCGGAAAGTACGGATATCATCCATTTTTGCGGAATCACGCTTGCAATGGCGGAAAATGTACGGGAAAGTATGAAGGTGCTGGCTAGAAAAGTTAAAGAAAAAGGCGGTACAGTCTGTTTCGATTGCAACTACCGCCCCTCTTTATGGGAGGGAGGTTATGCTGACGCAAAGCCTCATTATGAAGAAATGCTTGCTTTGGCTGATATCGTCATGATGAATGAGAAAGACGCCCTATATATTTTAGGAATGAAGTCTGAAGGTTCCACAAGGGAAGAACAGCTAATCGAGTTGATCCCTGAGGTGGCAAAGAAATTCAATATTCAGTCGATAGCAGGGACACACCGTTCAATCAACAGTGATAATAGCCATACATTGAGGGGGTATATATACAAGGAAGAAACATTTTACTTTTCCGATATCCTATCATTTTCCGTATATGATAGAATAGGTTCAGGCGATGCTTACACCAGCGGAATCTTACATGGCGAATTACGAGGGTATTCCCCTGAAAGGACAGTTCGGTTTGCGGCTGTTTCAGGAATGCTGGCATGTACTGTCGTTGGGGATACTCCTTTGGCAACCGAAAAGGAGATAATCTCGGCAATGGAAGGTAAAATGGAAGATATTAAGAGATAA
- a CDS encoding GntR family transcriptional regulator, with amino-acid sequence MNVNRKNGPMYLQIKEILKDRILHGVYAIDTNIPSEPLLEEEFNVSKVTVRNAIKELVQEGYVEKKSGKGTKVIANGSIVKLSKGKRFTELLVEEGHSILKKVLNISHVDLSSDTKLHSLFGDHCISIERIYILDNEPYIYFTHYVSIDMNEEDMKEVQINSLYRFLEDQNVKLETFRDEFAVAIAPDHICETLKIENKSPVLKRIRISSDGDGNVMEYSEGYYNTAKQNYIVTYNEPVQ; translated from the coding sequence ATGAATGTGAACAGAAAAAATGGACCGATGTATTTACAGATAAAAGAAATATTAAAGGATCGTATTTTACATGGGGTTTATGCCATCGACACAAACATTCCCTCCGAGCCTCTTTTGGAAGAAGAATTTAACGTAAGTAAGGTCACTGTCCGTAATGCAATCAAAGAACTCGTGCAAGAGGGGTATGTTGAAAAGAAAAGCGGCAAAGGCACTAAGGTCATAGCTAATGGTTCGATTGTCAAACTTTCCAAAGGAAAGCGTTTCACAGAGCTGTTGGTGGAGGAAGGGCACTCCATTTTAAAAAAGGTGTTAAACATAAGTCATGTTGACCTTTCTTCGGACACTAAGCTGCATTCTTTATTTGGTGACCATTGCATAAGTATCGAACGGATATATATATTGGACAATGAACCTTATATTTACTTTACACATTATGTTTCAATCGATATGAACGAAGAAGATATGAAAGAGGTCCAGATCAATTCTTTGTACCGCTTTTTGGAAGATCAAAACGTCAAACTTGAAACATTCAGAGATGAGTTTGCCGTTGCTATCGCTCCGGATCACATTTGCGAAACACTGAAAATCGAAAACAAGAGTCCTGTATTAAAAAGGATTCGGATTTCCAGTGATGGGGACGGAAATGTTATGGAATACAGTGAAGGGTATTACAACACGGCTAAACAGAACTACATTGTGACATATAATGAGCCGGTACAATAA
- a CDS encoding gluconate:H+ symporter, with amino-acid sequence MDLYLLGITLIAIVIVILGVSWWKWHAFISLTVASLFLAVFSGLPMDKIVGAYETGVGAVLGHLIGILALGTILGKMMSDSGAGMQVSDFFINKFGVKNLPWAMLLSGFIIGIPVFFEVGLVILLPLVISIRKSTKVNILLIGIPVLAGLSIVHGLVPPHPGAMTAIGIYNANMGHVLLYSLIIAFPTAVIAGPLFAKWVQKRVIPVGEPELIRVVTKSSGLPGTGVSFFIILLPVLLMVLTVLAPYLPLPGSVEKFLLFIGSPVIALLISCFAAYYFLGYRQGMDKSLIKKLTEECLLPLASIILIIGAGGGFKQILIDSGVGTAIASMSEEISLSPIVLAFLVAGLIRIATGSATVALTTAAGIVSPVVANMTGVNLELLVIATGAGSLMFSHVNDAGFWLVKEYMGLTVKETFKTWTVMETLLSFVAFGLVLIFDIFI; translated from the coding sequence ATGGATCTATATTTATTAGGAATCACGCTGATAGCTATCGTAATTGTTATTTTGGGGGTATCATGGTGGAAATGGCATGCATTCATTAGCTTGACTGTAGCCAGTTTATTTTTAGCGGTTTTTTCTGGACTGCCGATGGACAAGATTGTAGGAGCATATGAAACGGGCGTCGGAGCGGTCCTTGGTCACCTTATTGGAATATTGGCTTTAGGGACCATCTTAGGAAAGATGATGTCCGACTCTGGAGCCGGTATGCAGGTTTCTGACTTTTTCATTAATAAATTCGGCGTGAAGAACCTGCCTTGGGCCATGCTTTTATCTGGTTTCATCATAGGCATTCCGGTATTTTTCGAGGTTGGTTTAGTAATATTGCTGCCTTTGGTCATTTCCATTCGGAAATCAACCAAAGTGAACATCTTGTTAATTGGTATTCCAGTACTTGCTGGTTTATCGATCGTACATGGGCTGGTACCTCCGCATCCGGGAGCCATGACAGCTATTGGAATCTATAATGCAAACATGGGACACGTACTTCTGTACTCATTGATCATCGCATTCCCGACTGCTGTAATCGCCGGACCTCTATTCGCAAAATGGGTTCAAAAACGGGTTATTCCTGTTGGTGAACCGGAATTGATCCGGGTGGTAACAAAGTCAAGTGGTTTACCAGGGACTGGGGTTTCGTTCTTCATCATCCTCTTGCCTGTATTGTTGATGGTTTTAACTGTCTTGGCTCCTTATTTGCCGCTACCGGGTTCCGTTGAAAAATTCTTATTGTTTATCGGCAGTCCGGTGATTGCCTTATTAATCTCCTGTTTTGCTGCTTACTACTTCTTGGGCTACAGACAGGGAATGGACAAATCACTAATTAAAAAGTTGACGGAAGAATGCCTATTGCCATTAGCCTCGATAATCCTTATTATCGGTGCTGGCGGAGGATTCAAGCAAATTTTAATTGATAGTGGCGTAGGGACTGCGATCGCTTCCATGTCTGAAGAAATTTCTTTATCCCCGATCGTTCTTGCATTCCTTGTGGCTGGATTGATTCGGATTGCCACAGGTTCTGCAACCGTCGCTTTGACCACGGCAGCTGGGATCGTTTCACCGGTCGTTGCCAATATGACGGGTGTTAATCTAGAATTGCTCGTAATTGCCACGGGAGCAGGCTCACTTATGTTCTCCCATGTTAATGACGCAGGTTTCTGGTTGGTAAAAGAATATATGGGACTAACCGTTAAAGAAACTTTCAAAACATGGACAGTCATGGAAACATTACTTTCCTTCGTGGCATTCGGTTTGGTTTTAATTTTCGATATATTCATTTAA
- the yppF gene encoding YppF family protein produces the protein MNIEVLILHYIQEKRQKPNHANELLDYIQNEYVNGKLSIFQYRSLCQDLYLRGAKQTSPG, from the coding sequence GTGAATATAGAAGTTTTAATTCTCCATTATATTCAGGAAAAACGTCAAAAGCCTAACCATGCCAATGAATTATTGGATTATATTCAGAATGAATATGTAAACGGGAAGCTGTCAATCTTCCAATATAGAAGTCTCTGTCAGGACTTATATCTTCGAGGAGCCAAACAAACGTCTCCAGGATGA
- a CDS encoding MFS transporter yields MLKGQKRWFYIAVPIFFFWFFGQIDKVGISIIQTDPEFLHALGITGDDKNAKIGLLSFVFTIAYGVSNLFWGFIIDKLGARKTAIAGLFVWTLTMIMSGLANSYEIFLISRVILGFGEGMMIPVSGKLISNWFNKRELGRAQASWLTGNYLGPAMGAVVLVLLISLLHWQAAFFMLAAFNLFINIPMFIFMTRNTPEEHPRISKEELAFIRQTDDEIKETAPSENKSFAQDYRFWIVWFGMLVCSFLFFGISIWLPTYLIEAKGFEKEGMSSITSLSWLFALGFVLACGFLADKTRRPSLMATILFSLTAVFLTVAVFIPNPILAGLCMGLAMGCQGGVFHLSNMLMVKYSTPETAGRAAGLIGFTNIMGGFSSYIMGWLRDLSGGDFSSSIAMLIFTAILGLGAYLFSIKRESAELRLSPIHVQKIQA; encoded by the coding sequence ATGTTAAAAGGGCAAAAAAGATGGTTTTATATTGCCGTTCCAATTTTTTTCTTTTGGTTTTTCGGACAAATTGATAAGGTTGGCATTTCCATCATTCAAACAGATCCTGAATTCTTGCATGCACTCGGTATAACAGGCGATGACAAAAATGCAAAGATCGGTCTTCTATCTTTTGTATTCACCATTGCCTATGGAGTGTCAAATCTTTTTTGGGGCTTCATCATTGATAAATTAGGTGCCCGAAAAACAGCCATCGCCGGTTTATTCGTTTGGACACTCACGATGATTATGTCAGGCCTGGCAAATTCATATGAAATATTTTTAATAAGCAGGGTCATTCTTGGTTTTGGTGAAGGGATGATGATTCCGGTTTCCGGAAAACTCATTTCTAACTGGTTTAATAAACGCGAATTGGGGAGGGCCCAGGCATCTTGGCTTACCGGAAACTATTTAGGACCGGCAATGGGAGCCGTGGTTTTGGTGCTCTTAATATCTTTACTCCACTGGCAAGCAGCTTTCTTTATGCTTGCAGCTTTCAACTTATTTATAAATATCCCGATGTTCATCTTTATGACAAGAAATACACCAGAAGAGCACCCCCGTATAAGTAAGGAGGAATTAGCTTTCATTCGCCAAACGGATGATGAAATTAAAGAAACCGCCCCCTCCGAGAACAAAAGTTTCGCCCAAGATTATCGTTTCTGGATCGTTTGGTTCGGCATGCTCGTATGCTCCTTCTTATTTTTCGGAATCAGCATTTGGCTTCCTACATATCTAATTGAAGCAAAAGGATTCGAAAAGGAAGGAATGTCGAGCATAACTTCACTTTCCTGGCTATTCGCTTTAGGCTTTGTCTTGGCATGCGGTTTTCTGGCAGACAAAACCAGACGTCCAAGTTTGATGGCCACGATTCTATTTTCATTGACGGCTGTCTTTTTGACTGTAGCTGTTTTCATTCCCAACCCTATTTTGGCCGGACTTTGTATGGGACTGGCAATGGGATGTCAAGGCGGTGTGTTCCATCTAAGCAATATGCTCATGGTAAAATACTCAACACCTGAAACGGCAGGACGGGCCGCTGGTCTAATTGGCTTCACGAATATCATGGGCGGCTTTTCGAGCTATATCATGGGATGGCTTCGTGACTTGTCTGGCGGGGACTTCAGTTCATCAATCGCCATGCTGATTTTTACAGCCATCTTAGGTTTGGGAGCTTATTTATTCTCCATTAAGAGAGAATCCGCAGAACTGCGCTTATCACCTATACATGTACAAAAGATACAAGCATGA
- a CDS encoding IclR family transcriptional regulator codes for MASEEKEKEKYSANSLVRGLEIIKLFNEVQPSLSLSEIAKQLGVSRTVPYRLLFTLQNIGYLSQDEHTKRYSLTPKVLELGFSYLNSLKFQEIVQPYMENLRDEIGASCHLSILDGQEVVYVGSAPIRGVSAVNVNIGLRLPAHALANGKLLLAYQPKEMLMQMFKISNLTPYTDKTLTAPGEFQKQLDSIRQNGYSMTSGEFHPGIRSVAAPIFDRTGKVLAALNVVATESAYQEDFIDKIALPKLLEVSRQLSVYMGYSGVKPYQHEDV; via the coding sequence ATGGCAAGCGAAGAAAAAGAGAAAGAGAAATATAGTGCTAATTCATTGGTTAGAGGGTTGGAAATCATTAAGCTCTTTAATGAAGTACAGCCGAGTTTGTCTCTTTCAGAAATTGCAAAACAACTGGGAGTAAGCAGAACGGTACCATATCGTTTATTATTCACATTACAAAATATCGGTTATTTGTCTCAGGATGAACATACCAAACGTTATAGTTTAACGCCAAAGGTTCTTGAATTGGGATTCAGCTATTTGAATAGCTTGAAATTCCAGGAAATTGTCCAACCATATATGGAGAACCTGCGTGATGAAATCGGAGCCTCCTGCCATCTATCCATTTTGGATGGACAGGAAGTCGTTTATGTTGGAAGTGCCCCAATCAGAGGTGTATCCGCTGTCAATGTGAACATAGGTTTGCGGCTGCCGGCACATGCATTGGCCAATGGAAAATTACTTTTGGCATATCAACCGAAGGAAATGCTAATGCAAATGTTCAAAATCTCAAACCTGACTCCTTATACAGACAAAACACTCACCGCGCCGGGTGAATTTCAAAAACAGCTGGATTCGATACGGCAGAATGGTTATTCGATGACAAGCGGGGAATTCCACCCTGGCATCCGTTCTGTTGCCGCTCCGATTTTTGACAGGACTGGGAAAGTATTGGCCGCCTTGAATGTCGTGGCAACTGAGTCAGCTTACCAGGAGGATTTCATCGATAAAATTGCCTTGCCGAAACTTTTGGAAGTTTCTCGGCAGTTATCCGTTTATATGGGATATAGTGGGGTTAAGCCGTATCAACACGAGGATGTTTGA
- a CDS encoding cupin domain-containing protein, with protein sequence MTKEAFSVKDFEKKYVARLKDRSLDWDVLKFQEEIDPAYKRAQMRYIGRGATANNDTNVIKGEHFTLSTMVLPPGCIGPLHLHDDVEEVFFILEGEVTALIQEDSYSEVHEIKLSARDCISSPPGVYRGIRNDGDVEARMLVMLGAVKPNLPTYPEGSELEELRKQRSKEREAIIKD encoded by the coding sequence ATGACAAAAGAAGCTTTTTCAGTAAAGGATTTTGAAAAAAAATATGTTGCCCGATTGAAAGACCGTTCGCTTGATTGGGATGTCTTGAAGTTCCAAGAAGAAATCGATCCCGCATATAAACGCGCACAAATGAGATATATCGGACGTGGTGCCACTGCCAATAACGATACGAATGTAATTAAAGGTGAACATTTCACATTAAGTACAATGGTGCTTCCTCCGGGATGTATCGGTCCTTTGCACCTTCACGACGATGTTGAAGAAGTGTTTTTCATTCTTGAGGGTGAGGTCACGGCATTAATTCAAGAGGACAGCTACAGTGAAGTGCATGAAATTAAATTAAGTGCGAGAGACTGCATCAGCAGCCCACCGGGGGTTTATCGGGGAATTAGGAATGACGGGGATGTAGAAGCGCGCATGCTCGTGATGTTAGGGGCAGTTAAGCCTAACTTACCGACATATCCTGAAGGCAGTGAACTGGAAGAATTGCGTAAACAACGCTCTAAAGAAAGAGAAGCCATCATTAAAGACTGA
- a CDS encoding VOC family protein, with protein sequence MLGITHLRHISMITPNFDDQAEFYEKVWGLDRVDVPEEENTVYFRGAGPEHHILSLHKGEKRGLHHIAFGMVDKNAVDRAAGILQSKGVRIIEQPGYLDEAGAGYGLRFIDPENRVIELSAWVEVQTSIWSKKNVDPVKLNHVVMNTKNLDMIVEFYTDVLGFKVTDWSEHQMSFLRCNRKHHSIAFNQDEHASVNHIAYEVDSVDELMRGISNVRKAGLSELWGPGRHGPGDNIFCYFQDPGGFVMEYTCYLETIEDESEWRARVWKRVPHLMDQWGIAGPPKPEARKAMGGDPDPGWVDSQIDDSVMAEK encoded by the coding sequence ATGCTTGGGATTACTCATTTACGACATATAAGCATGATAACTCCGAATTTCGACGATCAAGCAGAGTTTTATGAAAAGGTTTGGGGTCTGGATAGGGTGGATGTTCCGGAAGAGGAGAATACGGTTTATTTCCGCGGGGCCGGACCGGAACATCATATTCTAAGCCTTCACAAGGGAGAAAAACGAGGATTGCACCATATAGCCTTTGGCATGGTCGATAAAAATGCGGTGGACCGTGCAGCGGGGATATTACAATCGAAGGGCGTTCGAATTATTGAACAGCCTGGATATTTGGATGAAGCAGGTGCCGGTTATGGCCTGCGGTTTATTGATCCGGAAAACCGCGTGATTGAGCTTTCGGCTTGGGTGGAAGTGCAAACGTCTATTTGGAGCAAGAAAAATGTTGATCCAGTGAAATTGAATCATGTTGTAATGAACACGAAGAACTTAGATATGATCGTTGAGTTTTATACGGATGTACTTGGTTTCAAAGTTACTGATTGGAGTGAGCACCAAATGTCATTCCTACGGTGCAACAGGAAACATCACTCCATTGCCTTCAATCAAGATGAGCATGCTTCAGTTAATCATATCGCATACGAAGTCGATTCCGTGGATGAACTGATGCGGGGAATAAGCAATGTGCGAAAAGCGGGCTTGTCAGAACTTTGGGGACCTGGACGTCATGGGCCTGGAGACAATATTTTCTGTTATTTTCAAGACCCAGGCGGTTTTGTTATGGAGTATACATGTTACCTGGAAACGATCGAAGATGAATCGGAGTGGAGAGCACGTGTATGGAAACGGGTTCCGCATTTAATGGATCAGTGGGGGATTGCAGGGCCGCCGAAACCTGAAGCCCGCAAAGCAATGGGAGGAGATCCTGATCCGGGCTGGGTTGATTCTCAGATAGATGATTCAGTCATGGCGGAAAAATGA
- a CDS encoding SDR family oxidoreductase, giving the protein MDLGLQGKVAVIMGGTSGVGLKTAEMFLAEGAKVAICGRSAERMESAQTQLLAFGEKADIFASTCDVTSKSDVDSFINSTAESFGGIDILVNAAGQSVMGHFFDITDEQWEEQIQLKFFAIIYAVRATHPHLVKRGGGRIININATLAKEPERHMVATAAARAGLLNLSKTLSQELAFDNILVNSVSLGLIRTDQWERRRLKNAPDMDPEEYYGDLAKKRNIPLGRVGEAEEVASVIVFLASDKASYVAGSTIETAGAIGKAL; this is encoded by the coding sequence GTGGACTTAGGATTGCAAGGAAAAGTGGCTGTCATTATGGGCGGCACGTCGGGCGTGGGATTAAAAACAGCAGAAATGTTTCTGGCTGAAGGAGCAAAAGTGGCTATATGCGGCAGAAGTGCAGAGCGTATGGAAAGTGCACAAACTCAATTGCTCGCATTTGGTGAAAAGGCAGATATTTTTGCATCAACATGTGATGTCACCTCAAAATCGGATGTGGATTCTTTCATTAATAGTACCGCTGAGAGTTTTGGCGGAATCGATATATTGGTGAATGCAGCCGGTCAAAGCGTGATGGGTCACTTTTTTGACATAACGGATGAGCAGTGGGAAGAACAGATTCAGTTAAAATTTTTTGCCATCATATATGCCGTTCGTGCTACGCATCCTCATTTAGTGAAAAGGGGAGGCGGGCGTATTATTAATATTAATGCAACGCTTGCTAAAGAACCTGAACGTCATATGGTAGCGACTGCAGCAGCAAGGGCTGGTCTCCTTAATTTAAGCAAAACCTTGTCCCAGGAATTGGCCTTTGACAATATATTGGTTAATTCAGTGAGTCTTGGATTGATCCGGACGGACCAATGGGAGCGAAGAAGATTGAAAAATGCGCCTGATATGGACCCGGAAGAGTATTACGGAGACCTTGCGAAAAAACGGAATATCCCTCTTGGTCGTGTAGGGGAAGCGGAAGAAGTGGCCAGTGTCATCGTTTTCCTTGCTTCAGACAAAGCAAGTTATGTAGCGGGTTCGACGATTGAGACTGCAGGAGCGATCGGAAAGGCACTATAA
- a CDS encoding thiamine pyrophosphate-binding protein, with the protein MKIQEEIEFTTADAIVKELVLAGVEAAFGIVSIHNMPIYDAILREGSIKLICSRGESGAVNMADGYARATGKLGVVITSTGTGAGNAAGSLVEAWAAGVPLLHLTGEVASSYLGTGKGYIHECKDQLSMMSGACKNAVRLRNPDQSAAVVRKAIQEALTAPTGPVTLEIPIDFQSAIIEDLSLEGLRASTSETNSLPFIPEQALQKMVGARRPVIWAGGGVISANASQELQKLAELLGAAVITSQSGKGSIPENHEQCIGHFAAYETTKEFLRNADLLISVGVRFRGNETSNWKVPVPQEHIAIDADWQAINRNYKATLGLVGDAKDMLAAIIQKLEEQSVQAEPSYLKEVLSLRNEVRAQLRETLGPFEQFADGMREILPDDTILVRDVTVQANVWGSRLFEIYEPRTSIHASGGGIGQGLPTAIGAQMGCPDKTVVLMAGDGGFMVNVGEMVTASEENLPVIIILFDDSGYGVLRNIQSAAYGRQVAVDLLSPDFVKLAESMHFDAVRIGSGDEFISELEKAKKRRKPSMIVVDMEAVGPMAKPFGGPPGAAEAFKPKKL; encoded by the coding sequence ATGAAAATACAAGAAGAAATAGAGTTTACGACCGCCGATGCCATCGTAAAGGAGCTGGTTCTAGCAGGTGTGGAAGCTGCTTTCGGGATTGTCAGCATTCACAATATGCCCATCTATGATGCAATTCTTAGAGAAGGGAGCATCAAACTCATTTGTTCACGCGGCGAGAGCGGTGCAGTCAACATGGCTGATGGATATGCCCGCGCAACTGGGAAATTGGGTGTAGTGATTACGAGTACCGGTACAGGGGCAGGAAATGCTGCTGGTTCACTGGTGGAAGCATGGGCAGCAGGTGTCCCCCTTCTTCATCTTACTGGTGAGGTGGCTTCTTCTTATCTTGGTACAGGCAAAGGATACATACATGAGTGTAAAGATCAGCTTTCAATGATGAGCGGAGCTTGTAAAAATGCAGTGAGGCTTAGAAACCCTGACCAATCTGCAGCAGTAGTAAGGAAGGCGATCCAAGAAGCGTTAACTGCACCAACGGGTCCGGTTACATTGGAAATCCCCATTGACTTTCAATCGGCGATCATAGAAGATCTTTCACTCGAAGGGCTAAGGGCTTCAACATCTGAAACAAATTCATTGCCATTTATTCCTGAACAAGCCTTGCAAAAAATGGTAGGTGCACGCCGTCCTGTAATATGGGCTGGTGGTGGAGTCATCAGTGCCAATGCTTCACAAGAGCTGCAAAAATTAGCCGAACTCCTTGGTGCAGCGGTTATAACCAGTCAGTCAGGAAAAGGCTCGATTCCAGAAAACCATGAACAATGCATCGGACATTTTGCGGCATATGAAACGACAAAAGAGTTTTTAAGAAATGCAGATTTATTGATTAGCGTCGGTGTAAGGTTTAGGGGGAATGAAACATCCAACTGGAAAGTGCCGGTCCCACAAGAACATATAGCGATCGATGCGGATTGGCAGGCCATTAACCGTAACTATAAAGCCACGTTAGGATTGGTTGGTGATGCAAAAGATATGTTAGCTGCCATCATTCAAAAGCTCGAAGAACAATCAGTTCAGGCTGAGCCTTCTTATTTAAAAGAAGTTCTTTCGCTTAGAAATGAAGTTCGCGCTCAACTCAGGGAAACGCTTGGGCCTTTTGAGCAATTTGCAGATGGCATGAGGGAGATATTACCAGACGATACCATTTTAGTTCGTGATGTAACCGTACAGGCAAACGTTTGGGGCAGCCGCTTATTTGAAATCTATGAACCGAGAACATCCATTCATGCATCAGGCGGCGGAATTGGTCAGGGTCTTCCTACAGCGATCGGTGCCCAAATGGGGTGTCCGGATAAAACCGTCGTACTTATGGCTGGAGACGGTGGGTTTATGGTGAATGTCGGGGAAATGGTCACGGCATCCGAAGAAAACTTACCAGTTATCATTATATTGTTCGATGATTCAGGCTATGGGGTTCTTCGCAACATTCAATCAGCTGCATATGGTCGGCAGGTAGCCGTGGATTTATTGAGTCCTGATTTTGTGAAATTGGCTGAGTCCATGCATTTTGATGCTGTCCGTATTGGGTCTGGAGATGAATTCATATCCGAACTGGAAAAGGCAAAGAAAAGACGTAAACCTTCAATGATCGTTGTTGATATGGAAGCTGTAGGGCCTATGGCCAAGCCATTTGGAGGACCGCCAGGAGCTGCGGAAGCGTTCAAGCCCAAAAAACTATAA